From the Juglans microcarpa x Juglans regia isolate MS1-56 chromosome 7D, Jm3101_v1.0, whole genome shotgun sequence genome, the window CCGTAATATTCTTGCCGATCTTCAGTATTCCCAGTCCCAGTGGCAgccaagaaagaaacaaaagcaCAAAACTTTTTTCTTACGAGACTGGCCTTACACATGACAACCTTTTTATTTTGTCGCATACCCAGATCCTCCAATCTTTCCCGAAAGTCGGAGtggttatctctctctctccccattaacataatgtctaattattactttctctcaaaaaataaaaatattacttctctaatatatatatatatatatatgcatgtttcaAGTTCCAACATGATGATATAAGCCTTTCAGTCTTTTCAGAAGTTGTCGCTGACTTGCTGTTGCCACccattaatatttcttttccctttttgttttttgtttctgaTCAGTTCTTACCTACCAACCAATCGGTTAAGAGTTCGtctgtttttaaagataaaatgagatgaaatgaaattaaaattaaaaagttgaataaaatattattaaaatatatttattagtattatttttattttaaaatttaaaaaaattaaattatttattttattttatataaaaatttaaaaaaattataataataaaataaaataaaatgagataagatattttttaaaaacaaacggtGCTTCAGAAATTTTAACAGTCAAAAATTTATGAAAGGCATAAAGTCTGTTTTCtgtgtttatgttatatataatgcaattctCAAATTCAGATAAGTTATTTGGATGAGATCATatcaaagatatatatagactattccaACCAGCATTCTGTTTTAACCTTTAATGGCTCCTTTTCCAACCCTAATTCTCGACCTAGCCTAAGGGGCTATGCATCGTCAAAGAAAACGAGACCAAAGGTTGAAAATGGAAACCAAGCAATGGATGGGTAcacataaagaaaaatataaacgaCCCTTAATTTCGAAATTAGTCTTTTTcccataattataaaatgatcaTAGTAATGATCTTCTTTGGACCGACATTCACCTCCGACAATatccatcaaaataataattccACAAATACATAGACACCACCATAAGTATTAAAATACTATATCTTCTAttaatcctctctctctctctctctctctctctctctctctctctctttcatatGTACACAGTCCTTTTAAGTCTTCTGGCATCTTTTCACGCAACACAAGTAGGCAGCAAGCAGCTTGTAAAGAACAACCTCAACCCTCTCTTCTGCGGAAAGAAGACAAAAGGTGGATTAAAATACCATTCAAAAAAGAATATCCATAAACAAGTGTGAATATAAGAATACAAACGAGTTACAGAGTTTAGTGGATATAAAAGCTTGCAAATTTTCTAGTTATTTTTAGggggggggaaaaaaaaaagatttccagGTCCAGGTCCAGGTCCCAGTATCTACCTTTCTGGGTTTTGCATAAAGGAGCTCGGGTGAGATTTTGTACAAGTCTTCGTCCACAGGTTTCGGGGTTGGCCTCGGCAAAGGAGTGGGACTTGCAGGTGGTTCCTCCACGTCAGCACTGACCcagcttttctttttgtcttctttGGGCTCACGAACTTTTGTCTGCAATTATCACACCCAACAATAATCATCATACTCAGTATCCTTGTAACTACCCTAGCTCAGGAAAAAGAATGTAGCTATATAATTGCAcctttttttctaatcaagatCATGCACTAATCAAGTTAAAAACACCTTTAATTTCAGAGGgtgttttcttttctcattctctcaatCGGTACTGTTCTTTCACATGTCCCCTTCTTACCCTCATAATGTCGCATGGGAAAATTTGAAAGCATTTCTCTCGATACTGTTCTTTCACATGTCCCATTTCTAAGTTTTTGAACTATTTCTTCTATTTTGGGGAGATGAGGGGTAGCTTCTTTTATAACAGGCATGCATGAAAAGAGGATAAAGCCATTAGCTACAAGGGTGATTGTAGCTAGTTTTTGCACGCATCAATATTTCCACACCCCTAACTAGTCTTCTACATGTTTTGTAAAGCAGACCAATGTTCATGATTTGATAGTTTTCCCGACGCATTGGTCAACCATGTACGATTCACCTCCACGCTCAAAGATATGatgatcaaaagagaaaagcAAAAACTATAACATTTCAAAAAGTAAAACTCCACAtccagtacgtacgtacgtagtacaTTTGTAGCCCCATGCTCTTATACAATACAAGACTAGCTTTTCATCATCCATCTTGAAATACAAATCGAATTCGCAGCTTTTAATTACTAGAATTGTAGGAGcagtacttttcatttttagAGAGCAAGTTTTGCATATCTAGTCAAAACATTGAACTCCTAGCTAGGAAAATAAGGAATATGGTACTACTTTCAAAGAGAAAGATAAAGGCATGCAGATTTAAAGCTTACCCTTCGGCGAGGAACAACAATCATGGCAGGGGTGACGACATTATTGTCGTACAAGTCACCAGCAACATACAAATCACGCTCTTCAGAGTAGCTATAACGAAGCAACCCGGCCTGCCTCGCTGACTCAAAGCACTGAGTGAATGGAAGGTCATCGTTCCAATCCCAGCTCCCAAAAGCCGGAACATGACTTCTCTTGTAGTATTCCTACTCACAAATTAACCACAAACACCATGTTAATTGTTAATATAGACGAAAAGAAGACCATGAATTTTGGATAACTAGGGAGAACAAGAAAATAGGCAAAAGGCTCACTTCCATCAAGATATATGAAACCGTGGAGAGGTTGAAGAATAGATGGATCGATTGACCTGATCAGCCTCTCTTTAAAACGTGCAATATTTCTTTGTTTCGTTCTTGGTGCAAGGTTGAGCGTGGGCTTACCACCAATTTAAGGAGAAagataggagagagagagagagagagagagagaggaggtaAAGTGGGGGGTATGGGATCCAACGCAACACGACCTCGTTGGTAAAAAAGAAAGCAACCCCCAGATACCGATGTTTCACATACAGTAGTAGACGGTAGGACAAAGAGgtgtgagagagggagaagatgcaactcattattataatttttttaaattttaatataaaatataataaataatttaattttttaaaattttaaaataataataatattaaaaaataatattttattatctcaacacaactcaattcaattcaattcagtttaatatctaaacacagtCTTAATATCTCGTTTGTAAGTTTGTTTAgcaatatatcattttatcattttatttttatgtcattaaatatgatgtgatatatttattattattaaataattatttattaaatatttttttattatttaattataataaatatgtcatatattatttaatataattaaaataagatgagagtttagtatataatattatttatattttttaatattattattttaaaattaaaaaaaaatcaaactatttattttattttatataaagatCTTAAAAAATTCTATCCTTTGCTTTACGAATGGGTTATTGCTTTGCCCTGATTGTCGCTCAACAGTTGTGTATATTCAAAACGCATGATAAAAGCCACAAAAAGTGGTTGGTTCTCCAATCTCAATGCATCATCGCTTGCTAGATCGTAACGGACCTTTTTCAAAAGCCCTACACGCGTACACTCACTGAACTTTGTGCTCTGTGCAGAAGCCAGTACTGCCACAGTATTCCTCGATCAAAACCGAAGTTAAGTCGAGTAATTTAATTTGCATTGACAAGTCAGTACACAGTAGAGCTTTGCTAGGTCAACGTCAACAGTAGGTGAATGTTATATGTACGAGAGCCCCAAGTTCAAACTTGCAGTTGCAGTGGACAAAACCCAGAAAAACGAATTCTTTTAGTTAAAAAACAACATGCCGTACGGCTTCTACTATATGAATAAGTAGCTAGCTACTAGGGTTTGCAGAGAGGGTATGGCCTTCGGGATGTACACTTTGAGAATTCCGTGGCCATGAATTCTTATTTTTCagcctaaataaaaaaaaaaatttaaggcaCCGTTTagatttagatgttgaactacttgagtttaaataataaaatattatttttataaatattattattttaatatttataaaaattaaattatttattatattttatattaaaatttaaaaaaattataataataaattaagatagatttaaTAACCAAACGTTACATAATAATACAGAAAATGAGAAGAGATTGAAGTATGAAGGTAGGTTAGTTAAGGAAACGGCCTCGTTTGGCGTTTGGAGCTAATTTTGAGCAACAGGGGCCAGGGTGGGGTTAGCCCAAGGCAGAAGTCAATGGATTCGCTCCCTTGTCATGGAGATTCGAACCATTTTGTGACAGACTTGCAGCCTCGGAAGCAGTGCATAAAGAGTATGATATTATAGTAATGCTTCATTTCATCCGGTTTGCATTTCAGAAAGGGTGCTGCTAGGCTGCTAGCTGCTGGCTGCGCTTGCACAGGCGAAAACACAGGCGAAAGCGTGGATCGGACTGGAAATATTTTACTGTccatattataaaaaacaatagaGAGTACTATTGATGTAcgacttcaattttttttaaacaaacatattatatatatatataataattataagatataaattaaaaaaaaaaaaaaggatatggAAGGAATGGTCACTAATCGGCTCCCACCCTTCACCAAGGGAAGCTGCCCATGCTCTGTAATTTATATACTTATCATAAATAGTACATATTCTTTAAATCTCATAGAAGACATGAATGAGtaaataaagtaataaaaaaaagtaggtaGAGCGTTATCGAtcttatttattataactaGCTAATTTTACTTAGATAATTGATTCGTCGTCACTAATATAAATTCCTAACTCTGCCAGCAACGAGACTAGAAGGCTAGTGGAGTCTGTGGAGGCATATTCTTCTCTATCTGACTCATAATCCTCCTCCGAGTCCTTCGCCAAAAGCAgagagcatgcatgcatctgttAGTCAAAATTTTAATAGGAGtgtcataaaataaattcacagCTAAACAGAAGAGTAATCTCATGGATTTGATGGAAAGGAGCGAGTGGAggtttgatattaaaaaattaaaaaaagatttcagtttttatttatttatttatttatttatgcaaactcatctcaaaactAGCTATTACGAATGATCTCAAGAATTTACTCACTTGGGTCGACACTACCTCCTCATCAGTACTGGAGCTAGAGCTGGGGGTGGAAGGAGTAGAAATATCAACAGTAGTACTAGTGAGACTGATTTGTTGGACATGTACGACATTCTCCGCCTGGTTTGGCTCGTCTTGTGTTGATTGAGATCGTTGTTGTTGAAGCTGACGAAGCAGGTCAAGTTGGAGTTGATCCAGATATGCTTGCATCAATCCACTGTAGTATTCTGCAGCGGGAATTGGAGGATAGACATTGTACCTTGCAGGCTGCAGCCATATCTATGATCTCTTTCTCGCtctaaagaaataataataatcttagtTCCTTGCAGTTGAGCTTTCTTTGTATAAATTagagtgcatgcatgcagttaaACGGATTAGATCGATATGTATATGTAGAGTGAGTTTATGAACTAAGACCTACGTTGTTTTAATTAGGACTAGGATTTGGAGAAACAGAATTTTAGTAGGagtgaaatttgaaaacaattagataatgataaacttatcaaagataaactttttttgataaaaatcaaagataaactTAACAGTTAGATGATGTTGTTTTCATGATTGAATCACTTcccaaacaaattaacaaaatttagTGTACCTTCCGGAAAAAAAGGCCCACCAAATATATGTTTTGATCCAGATATCATCTGATGAGTCTCACAAacagttttcaaatttgattatTTCGTAATCTTATCAACTTGTAGCCCAATTTTGCTAAAGACCAAGTGACAcctattttaaagtttaaaattcaAACTGGGGATGAATCTCTATGGACACATCACACATGGTCCTCTTCTGTTGAATTGGAACTGGGCCGTCCCTCATGAACCAGCAAGTGGATATTGGGGCTCGTAGAGAAATCAATTTGGGCTCGACAGACTATATGGGTCTAAAGAGGATAAACCCAAAACTTTGTAAGCTCTTGGAGCTGCTCGAATGAGTTCAAGCACTTTCCTGTTGGGCTATAAGCTCCACAACTAGTGGATCACCTTCAGATTCTACCATATTTAAActttgtttagatgttgagctgaattgagttttttatgaataataataagttgagatggtagagtgagtctTGTAAAGCTCACCTAATATaagtttggatgttaagatgagtttagatgtatttatgagaaattgaaaaagattacGGTCTtgcgtgtaaagaggtgttgagttgaaaaatgttgtgggtcttACGTGTAAAGAtgtttttaagttgagatgaatttgtaatttgataattgggtatttagatgttaaactcaacttaaaattaaattaaactaagttGATCTCAGTTCAGTCCAAGTTCCAAATGAATTACCATAAACAATTATTATAGAACTATTTCCTCTGTGATACTTTTCAAGTAGCTaggtatattattaaaaaaataatttttttatataaatcttagatctacattaaaaaaatgtgtgcaGAACTTGTAgactgtaaaaatataaatattatttttcaaaattatatatacaagtcCATATTAGGGGTGGGCTGCCCCACCCCGCCCCCGTGCTGGGGGGCGGATCACCCCGTCCGGCAGATGggggggcggggccacccgtcGACATCTGGGCCAACCTCCGGGGGCGGGGGCAGGATGGGGGTGACCCCCGCCTCGTATATACTCCGCCccgcatatatttatatatatatatattaaaaaaaaaacctgcctgggtttaaaaatatcaaaaccaacCCTCCCCCCCGCCCCCCTCTCTCGATTCCCGAACCTTCTTCGTTCTCACTTCTCCCTcgctctcagtctctctctctctcagagttCTCGCACCCGGTCCCTTTCTCTTCATCTCTGTCACCAAAAGTCCAAAGGTAAgaaattctaaattctaaatttaatttttttgtgatttatatatttaatggagattggaagAATGATGAGGTTTATCGGAGATAGAGGATGAGATTTtatgaattgtgtgctgtggagcttagattgtgcatgtggtttgaactttgaacgaCTTGTccatttgtttttggttttttttttttgtttgcattatgtaatgtgtgtgaatcactgaatcataatattatttgtgtctaattaattcggattgaaaccctaaattaatttaggggtttcaaagaaaaatcctaaatttacaATCTCTTGtaaatattcacaatattcagtaacgaaatttacaatatttcatGCAGTACcttaatttacaatatttataaattaaggtACTGCATGAACAAAAAGCCAATAAACATAAATTAATGAAAGTCCAACttattagttataaatattgtaaCAAAATCATCATCCATTAATTAATCTTTACAAAAGATtaagttataattaattaagatgattGAGATATTCGTCACTTTGTGTCTAAAGCAGCCGCCCATAAAGACAActggaagacacagagacgaCTGAATGTTATTTTGTCACCTTGTGcctaaagcagccgcccacgaAGATAGCTGGAGAAACACAATGATGATACCCTGAACCCTGTGCCTAAACAGTTTGGAGAttgttctcatcacccataaaGGGGTTAAGATAtttgcttcacctttcaaaatctcgaaaactgtttccagagatcctgagttAAGAAAGACTATAGCTCGCCAAGAACCAGAGTCTTCTAAGCAAAtaattagttttcaagaaactttggagagatttcaaaagaaaaaactcaaggaaatttctacaaatgatttacaacacgaaataaatcttgttaaaaagaaatcgttgaactcagatctgaggttaacaaccttaagtctgaaaatgagattttaaaacaagaatttttagtgtttaaaattgataaacaacttgatcaggatattccttttGACAATGAACAAACAaacgattctggttcaagccaacatgagttagctgctaataaccagatttgtttgatccatcataccattcctccaaaatagttttcaagggttaccattgtggtcgtccatgatttttaattttctgtt encodes:
- the LOC121238311 gene encoding uncharacterized protein LOC121238311 isoform X2; this encodes MEEYYKRSHVPAFGSWDWNDDLPFTQCFESARQAGLLRYSYSEERDLYVAGDLYDNNVVTPAMIVVPRRRTKVREPKEDKKKSWVSADVEEPPASPTPLPRPTPKPVDEDLYKISPELLYAKPRKKRGLRLFFTSCLLPTCVA
- the LOC121238311 gene encoding uncharacterized protein LOC121238311 isoform X1 yields the protein MEEYYKRSHVPAFGSWDWNDDLPFTQCFESARQAGLLRYSYSEERDLYVAGDLYDNNVVTPAMIVVPRRRTKVREPKEDKKKSWVSADVEEPPASPTPLPRPTPKPVDEDLYKISPELLYAKPRKQKRGLRLFFTSCLLPTCVA